A genomic segment from Montipora foliosa isolate CH-2021 chromosome 9, ASM3666993v2, whole genome shotgun sequence encodes:
- the LOC137971469 gene encoding 3'-5' exoribonuclease HELZ2-like, with amino-acid sequence MALVPITCSGVRQVVMIGDHKQLQSVIQDHVVLALSVFMFDRRSKRAMMLKLQYRRQTGDHGRIRQLRKQKGKTIAKTAVAEHIANQYRTHVRMSDVVMLSPYRVQRSKISQPPKGAYEEILVTTVTKSQGSEWDCVIISLVRSMEKDEINLEPTQSWLQEHHLGRSHLR; translated from the exons ATGGCTCTCGTTCCCATCACGTGCTCAGGAGTGCGACAAGTGGTTATGATTGGTGACCACAAACAACTGCAGTCAGTCATTCAGGATCACGTGGTACTTGCTTTGAGTGTGTTCATGTTTGACAGGCGTTCAAAACGAGCAATGATGCTAAAGCTGCAGTACAGGAGG CAAACAGGTGATCATGGGAGGATAAGACAGTTAAGGAAGCAGAAAGGAAAGACTATAGCAAAGACTGCTGTTG CGGAACATATTGCCAATCAGTACAGGACACACGTGCGCATGTCAGACGTGGTCATGCTGTCACCATACAGAGTACAGCGAAGTAAAATAAGCCAGCCACCGAAGGGAGCCTATGAAGAAATCTTAGTCACCACTGTAACAAAGAGTCAAG GAAGCGAATGGGATTGCGTCATAATCTCTCTGGTTCGATCAATGGAGAAAGACGAAATCAATCTAGAACCGACTCAAAGCTGGCTCCAGGAACACCATTTAGGGAGATCACATTTGCgataa
- the LOC137971470 gene encoding melatonin receptor type 1C-like, whose translation MTDELSSRSLFITVLEVLSIFSLNVLSLTGNTLVCIAVFKNVRLRSTTNLYIVALALSDLLSAIFVMPFVCGVLVASKWVFGDVVCHFHAFFGLFAIYVSPVTMGMTAVNRYVRMCKPDEIYRRWFSKRKSIAFLTSAWIVVACYIAVPWFAGLQEHRFIPEYAQCSIEHHSYAGKMIHYCIVLVLFFLTPLITTVFCYRKVSKMIRQHNENASTNIQQGVNTGIRHEINISKSLFAVVFAFMVCWVPFWIIVILRRFFFVEKMPRNVELVCKFLVYFSNTINPFVYAGMNSAFRREFRKLLLCKRFCKDIIVPGREGANKEEVNTHSNVSDKTQVGQTTPL comes from the coding sequence ATGACCGATGAACTGAGTTCTCGAAGCCTCTTTATAACCGTCTTAGAAGTTTTGTCGATATTCTCTTTAAACGTTTTGTCGCTAACGGGAAACACATTAGTCTGCATCGCAGTTTTCAAGAACGTTCGACTTCGGTCAACGACTAACTTGTACATCGTTGCTCTAGCACTGAGCGATCTGCTGTCCGCCATTTTCGTGATGCCTTTCGTTTGCGGCGTACTTGTAGCCAGTAAATGGGTTTTCGGTGACGTGGTTTGCCATTTTCACGCTTTCTTTGGCTTGTTTGCAATATACGTTTCCCCCGTAACGATGGGTATGACGGCCGTGAATCGATATGTGAGGATGTGCAAGCCAGACGAGATATACAGGAGATGGTTTTCCAAGAGAAAGTCTATTGCTTTCCTCACGTCTGCGTGGATCGTTGTTGCTTGCTACATTGCCGTTCCGTGGTTTGCAGGTTTGCAAGAGCACCGGTTCATTCCAGAGTATGCGCAATGCTCCATCGAACATCACAGCTATGCGGGGAAAATGATTCATTACTGCATTGTCCTCGTTCTCTTCTTTTTGACACCTCTGATAACAACTGTTTTCTGCTACCGAAAGGTCTCGAAGATGATACGCCAGCACAATGAAAATGCTTCAACTAATATTCAGCAAGGCGTTAACACGGGCATCAGGCACGAAATAAATATCAGTAAATCCCTCTTTGCTGTCGTGTTTGCCTTCATGGTATGTTGGGTACCATTTTGGATAATTGTAATCTTACGACGTTTCTTCTTTGTGGAAAAAATGCCTCGTAATGTCGAACTCGTTTGTAAGTTTCTCGTCTATTTCTCCAACACAATAAACCCATTCGTGTATGCAGGAATGAATTCCGCTTTCAGACGTGAATTTCGCAAGCTGCTCCTCTGCAAACGATTTTGTAAAGATATCATTGTACCTGGCAGagaaggagcaaacaaagaagAGGTGAACACGCACAGCAACGTATCAGATAAGACTCAAGTTGGACAGACAACACCACTGTAG
- the LOC137971471 gene encoding uncharacterized protein, with protein MINDLTAGEADMWKYVDDTTISEVITKGQESCIQQMVDDLETQARDDGFQLNERKCKELRISFAKSGPEFDPIWVNRQTLETVNSVKLLGLNISSDLKWNAYVSELVRKVSTRLYFLRQLKKSHVATRELLLFYITCIRSILEYGSPVFHRALPSYLSEDLDRLQKRAMKIIYPELSYAKALELSGLLTLYDRREAIAAKLFNEISVNQSHSLHKLLPSKYQPSYYLREQRTFIRPKCKTERCKNSFLLSYVYSS; from the coding sequence ATGATTAATGATTTGACTGCAGGAGAGGCAGATATGTGGAAATATGTGGATGATACCACAATCTCTGAGGTGATAACTAAAGGCCAAGAGAGCTGTATTCAGCAAATGGTAGACGATCTCGAAACACAAGCAAGGGATGACGGTTTTCAGTTAAacgaaagaaaatgcaaagagcTTAGGATTAGCTTCGCAAAAAGCGGACCAGAATTTGACCCTATCTGGGTTAACCGTCAGACCCTAGAGACCGTGAACAGTGTAAAATTATTAGGACTCAATATAAGCAGTGACTTAAAATGGAATGCTTATGTGTCAGAACTAGTTAGGAAGGTTTCTACAAGATTATATTTTCTAAGACAGCTTAAGAAATCGCATGTTGCCACAAGAGAGCTTCTTCTATTTTACATTACATGCATTCGCTCTATTCTGGAGTACGGTAGTCCAGTTTTTCATCGCGCTTTACCAAGCTATCTAAGCGAAGACCTAGATAGACTTCAAAAACGCGCTATGAAGATTATTTACCCCGAGCTATCGTATGCTAAGGCTCTAGAACTATCTGGACTTTTAACACTGTATGATAGAAGAGAGGCAATTGCGGCAAAGTTGTTCAATGAAATAAGTGTAAATCAATCTCACAGTCTTCACAAactacttccaagtaaataccAACCAAGCTACTATCTGAGAGAACAAAGAACATTTATCCGCCCGAAGTGTAAAACTGAAAGATGCAagaatagttttcttttaagttatgTTTATAGTAGTTGA
- the LOC137971472 gene encoding myosin heavy chain, striated muscle-like, producing MLWYMSQHGGLDRCNQREARQNVRLHSRGLKQKQSCLEERNKELETSLEFAHSLITALNKKVDAQDKAIKQLQEGVKSLTKQIEEEKQRSVKLESHSRRNNLNFFDIPEEKDESFQTSENVLRRFMEVELKLSKRDSKEISFERVHRIGKSNSNNSKPRPLIAKFTIHKNGKELVLAQAKNLRGTNFAIARDFPKEIVEKRKLLVPILKDAKKSGHDAKLIHDKLYNNGQLHRS from the coding sequence ATGTTGTGGTACATGTCACAACATGGCGGACTCGATCGCTGCAATCAAAGAGAAGCTAGACAAAACGTTAGATTGCATTCAAGAGGcttaaaacagaagcaaagCTGCCTTGAAGAAAGGAATAAGGAGTTAGAAACCAGCTTAGAGTTCGCTCACTCTTTAATCACAGCGCTTAACAAGAAGGTTGATGCACAAGACAAAGCAATCAAACAGCTTCAAGAAGGTGTGAAGTCGCTAACCAAGCAAAtcgaagaagaaaaacaaagatcaGTTAAACTGGAAAGCCACAGCCGCCGAAACAACCTGAACTTCTTTGATATACCTGAGGAAAAGGATGAGTCTTTCCAAACATCTGAAAATGTTCTACGCAGGTTTATGGAAGTGGAACTGAAACTAAGTAAGAGAGATTCAAAGGAGATTTCGTTCGAGCGCGTCCATCGGATCGGAAAATCAAACTCCAACAACTCAAAGCCAAGGCCTCTCATTGCCAAATTTACAATCCACAAAAACGGCAAAGAATTGGTGTTAGCCCAAGCAAAGAATCTCCGTGGCacaaattttgcaattgctcGTGATTTCCCTAAAGAAATTGTCGAGAAAAGGAAGCTTCTGGTACCTATATTAAAGGACGCAAAGAAGAGCGGTCATGACGCCAAATTAATACATGATAAGCTTTACAATAATGGGCAATTACATAGATCATAA